One stretch of Acidimicrobiales bacterium DNA includes these proteins:
- a CDS encoding radical SAM protein has protein sequence MRALAVRPHSACAAPSVQLYFDPNGDVRACCRNVRFPLGNIGTDRLRDLWTGERRRELVAALAQDDWSLGCQGCGIEVAQEGREGSYPAGFDARATHLTEDPASGAWPTFFEFNLSNSCNLQCIQCNGDLSSSIRIHREHRAPLPAVYGDEFFEDLTAFLPHLHQVQFAGGEPFLGAENFRAWDLIAEVAPELPVVVVTNATQWNDRVERALDQLAFSFVFSLDGVKEETYEAIRVGADIDAVLANVDRFCDYARRRGTTVMINHCLMVQNAHEFADLLLFADERDIPVNVSVVHHPGHCSIARLPRDEMQAVLDLLRSQAPTVAPRLGRNLPVWEQELARIAHWVESGGGGGGDDAEWAASAYEILDLPRQGDGPHDATAALATIGEFSEAPVHVITVGPDDVIRACTPAPDDLFGVPEGDFVGRPVSDLRDLLTVRFGLMKDYVVVHRDTNQVDAHTSCGDEEFRLALVALRDEDGWADEGCVVVGHRAHS, from the coding sequence ATGCGCGCCCTCGCCGTCCGACCCCACTCGGCCTGCGCCGCCCCGTCGGTCCAGCTGTACTTCGACCCCAACGGGGACGTCCGAGCGTGCTGTCGCAACGTGCGCTTCCCTCTGGGGAACATCGGCACCGACCGGCTCCGCGATCTCTGGACCGGGGAACGCCGTCGCGAGCTGGTCGCCGCGCTCGCGCAGGACGACTGGTCCCTCGGGTGCCAGGGCTGCGGCATCGAGGTCGCGCAGGAGGGCCGCGAAGGCTCGTACCCCGCAGGCTTCGACGCTCGGGCCACACACCTCACCGAGGACCCCGCCAGCGGCGCCTGGCCCACCTTCTTCGAATTCAACCTCTCCAACAGCTGCAACCTCCAGTGCATCCAGTGCAACGGCGACCTGTCGTCGTCGATCCGGATCCATCGAGAGCACCGGGCCCCGCTGCCGGCGGTCTACGGGGACGAGTTCTTCGAGGACCTCACCGCGTTCCTCCCCCACCTCCACCAGGTCCAGTTCGCCGGCGGCGAGCCCTTCCTCGGCGCCGAGAACTTCCGGGCCTGGGACCTGATCGCCGAGGTCGCCCCCGAGCTGCCCGTGGTCGTGGTGACCAACGCCACCCAGTGGAACGACCGGGTCGAACGCGCCCTCGACCAGCTGGCGTTCAGCTTCGTGTTCTCCCTCGACGGCGTGAAGGAGGAGACCTACGAGGCCATCCGCGTCGGAGCGGACATCGACGCCGTGCTGGCCAACGTCGACCGCTTCTGCGACTACGCCCGCCGGCGCGGCACCACGGTGATGATCAACCACTGCCTGATGGTCCAGAACGCGCACGAGTTCGCCGACCTGCTGCTGTTCGCCGACGAACGGGACATCCCCGTCAACGTGAGCGTCGTGCACCACCCGGGGCACTGCAGCATCGCCCGGCTCCCGCGGGACGAGATGCAGGCGGTGCTCGACCTCCTCCGGTCGCAGGCGCCGACGGTCGCCCCGCGTCTCGGTCGCAACCTCCCCGTCTGGGAGCAGGAGCTCGCCCGCATCGCCCACTGGGTCGAGAGCGGAGGCGGCGGTGGAGGCGACGACGCGGAGTGGGCGGCCTCTGCCTACGAGATCCTCGACCTGCCGCGCCAGGGCGACGGCCCCCATGACGCCACCGCCGCCCTCGCCACGATCGGCGAGTTCTCCGAGGCCCCCGTGCACGTCATCACCGTGGGCCCCGACGACGTGATCCGGGCCTGCACGCCGGCGCCCGACGACCTCTTCGGGGTGCCCGAGGGCGACTTCGTGGGTCGTCCGGTCTCGGACCTGCGCGACCTCCTCACCGTCCGCTTCGGCCTGATGAAGGACTACGTGGTGGTGCACCGCGACACGAACCAGGTCGACGCCCACACCTCGTGTGGCGACGAGGAGTTCCGTCTTGCGCTGGTCGCCCTCCGCGACGAAGACGGGTGGGCCGACGAGGGCTGCGTCGTGGTGGGTCACCGCGCCCACAGCTGA
- a CDS encoding HAD-IA family hydrolase → MIRAALFDFGGVILSSPFEAFAAFERERGLPEDFLRTVNATDPDTNAWAALERSEVSLEEFGRRFAAESKALGHEVDGGDVLALLQGRLRPRMVEAVRRCSERLVTGLLTNNFVVAADPDDGHGHVDREDEMAEVLALFDAVVESSKVGVRKPDPRFYEVACERLGIEPTEAVFLDDLGINLKPAKAMGMTTIKVVDPDEAITALESVVGFPLG, encoded by the coding sequence GTGATCCGCGCCGCGCTCTTCGACTTCGGCGGGGTCATCCTGTCCTCGCCGTTCGAGGCCTTCGCTGCGTTCGAGCGCGAGCGCGGGCTGCCCGAGGACTTCCTCCGCACCGTCAACGCCACCGACCCGGACACCAACGCCTGGGCCGCCCTCGAGCGCAGCGAGGTGAGCCTCGAGGAGTTCGGGCGACGCTTCGCGGCCGAGTCGAAGGCCCTCGGCCACGAGGTCGACGGCGGTGACGTGCTGGCCCTGCTCCAGGGGCGGCTGCGGCCCCGCATGGTCGAAGCGGTGCGGCGCTGCTCCGAGCGGCTCGTCACCGGCCTGTTGACGAACAACTTCGTCGTGGCGGCGGACCCCGACGACGGCCACGGCCACGTCGACCGTGAGGACGAGATGGCGGAGGTGCTCGCGTTGTTCGACGCCGTCGTCGAGTCCAGCAAGGTCGGCGTGCGCAAGCCCGACCCCCGGTTCTACGAGGTCGCCTGCGAGCGCCTCGGCATCGAGCCGACGGAGGCCGTCTTCCTCGACGACCTCGGCATCAACCTCAAGCCCGCGAAGGCCATGGGCATGACCACCATCAAGGTGGTGGACCCCGACGAGGCGATCACGGCACTCGAGTCGGTGGTCGGCTTCCCCCTGGGGTGA
- a CDS encoding molybdopterin-dependent oxidoreductase, with protein MPDHRSYCRICAAACGIVVTVDGDRVQRVRGDADHPVSRGYVCGKGRGLPAWHHGPGRLDQPRLGERPVSWDELLADLAGRLGPIIADDPDAVALYLATGLAYDAAGQVAAAQWLPSIGSSSFVTAVTVDNAPVLVAAELVAGEPMLNPVWDPTRPGLAVLVGTNPVVSHGYGTALPDPIGRLRAFRAAGGRVWVLDPRASETARHADAHLPVRPGADVAVLAAMARAVLDDGADERELTDHCRPDEVEALRRALAPFTVERAAAVAGVDPARLEDLIAEVRAHRGCLAMHCGTGVTMSPDGVIAEWLRWVLLIATGSLDNPTGMYFHRGAIHQLRRRPAPSPDAPPPPGPARSRPELPRVLGQIACAALVDEIEAGHVRALLVTGGNPLSAFPQPERLRAALRRLDVLAVVDVTEGPMTELATHVLPATGQLERADLTLAELTAVRPGLQATTAVVAPVADRRPVWWMFAALDRALGRPTPGGVDPDLLTDELYLHGILGHSTLDGAAVFSAGPHGVTTEVEHGWVHDDLLPEGRWSIAPAPLLSRLQALSAATPSAGATDALLLAPRREPAWSNSVPYGAGADVPVVRLHPDDLTEGATSVRLTSAHGRVTAVAVADPAVRRGVASMTHGHLDAGPGALTSGDVDVDPLTTMPLASGLPVAASPSP; from the coding sequence GTGCCCGATCACCGCTCCTACTGCCGGATCTGCGCCGCGGCGTGCGGCATCGTGGTCACCGTCGACGGTGACCGGGTGCAGCGCGTCCGCGGCGACGCCGACCACCCCGTGTCCCGGGGCTACGTGTGCGGGAAGGGCCGGGGACTGCCGGCCTGGCACCACGGTCCCGGGCGGCTCGACCAACCCCGGCTCGGGGAGCGGCCGGTGTCGTGGGACGAACTGCTGGCCGACCTCGCCGGCCGCCTCGGCCCGATCATCGCCGACGACCCCGATGCGGTCGCCCTCTACCTGGCCACCGGCCTCGCCTACGACGCCGCCGGGCAGGTCGCGGCCGCGCAGTGGCTGCCCTCGATCGGCAGCTCCTCGTTCGTCACCGCGGTCACCGTGGACAACGCCCCCGTCCTCGTGGCCGCCGAGCTCGTGGCGGGCGAGCCGATGCTCAACCCGGTGTGGGATCCGACCCGGCCGGGGTTGGCCGTCCTCGTCGGGACCAACCCGGTCGTGTCCCACGGCTACGGCACGGCCCTGCCCGACCCCATCGGGCGGCTGCGCGCGTTCCGCGCTGCGGGCGGGCGGGTCTGGGTGCTGGACCCCCGGGCGAGCGAGACCGCCCGCCACGCCGACGCCCACCTTCCGGTGCGACCGGGAGCCGACGTCGCCGTCCTCGCGGCGATGGCCCGGGCCGTCCTCGACGATGGCGCCGACGAGCGGGAGCTCACCGACCACTGCCGTCCCGACGAGGTCGAGGCGCTCCGCAGGGCACTCGCCCCGTTCACGGTCGAGCGCGCCGCCGCGGTCGCCGGCGTCGACCCGGCGCGGCTCGAGGACCTGATCGCCGAGGTCCGCGCCCACCGCGGCTGTCTCGCCATGCACTGCGGCACCGGCGTCACCATGAGCCCGGACGGCGTCATCGCCGAGTGGCTCCGGTGGGTGCTCCTGATCGCCACGGGCTCCCTGGACAACCCCACGGGCATGTACTTCCACCGTGGGGCCATCCACCAGCTGCGGCGCCGCCCGGCACCGTCCCCCGACGCTCCCCCACCGCCGGGCCCCGCCCGCAGCCGCCCCGAGCTCCCGCGTGTGCTGGGGCAGATCGCCTGCGCCGCGCTCGTGGACGAGATCGAAGCGGGCCACGTGCGTGCCCTCCTCGTGACCGGCGGCAACCCGCTCTCCGCGTTCCCGCAGCCCGAGCGCCTGCGGGCGGCACTGCGTCGCCTCGACGTCCTCGCCGTGGTGGACGTGACCGAGGGCCCGATGACCGAGCTCGCCACCCACGTCCTGCCTGCCACCGGACAGCTCGAACGGGCGGACCTCACGCTCGCGGAGCTGACCGCGGTCCGCCCCGGCCTCCAGGCGACCACGGCCGTGGTGGCTCCCGTCGCCGACCGACGCCCGGTCTGGTGGATGTTCGCCGCCCTCGATCGTGCCCTCGGCCGGCCGACGCCGGGGGGCGTCGACCCCGACCTGCTCACCGACGAGCTCTACCTGCACGGGATCCTGGGCCACAGCACCCTCGACGGCGCCGCCGTGTTCTCCGCCGGTCCCCACGGGGTCACCACCGAGGTGGAGCACGGGTGGGTCCACGACGACCTGCTCCCTGAGGGACGCTGGAGCATCGCCCCCGCTCCGCTGCTGTCCCGCTTGCAGGCGCTCAGTGCGGCGACCCCGTCCGCGGGTGCGACGGATGCGCTGCTGCTCGCCCCCCGACGAGAGCCGGCGTGGAGCAACTCGGTGCCCTACGGCGCCGGCGCCGACGTCCCCGTCGTGCGCCTCCACCCGGATGACCTCACCGAAGGCGCCACCTCGGTGCGCCTCACGTCCGCACACGGCCGCGTGACCGCCGTGGCCGTCGCCGACCCCGCGGTGCGCCGCGGCGTCGCCTCGATGACCCACGGCCACCTCGACGCCGGCCCGGGGGCGCTGACCAGCGGCGACGTCGACGTCGACCCGCTCACCACCATGCCCCTGGCCTCAGGCCTCCCGGTAGCGGCGTCGCCCTCACCCTGA
- a CDS encoding FAD-dependent oxidoreductase: MTTSDDLLSPIEPLAADAVADWDDTADVVVVGLGCAGACAAIEAAEAGASVVVLEAAAFGGGTSALSGGLIYLGGGTPVQEACGFEDSPDNMARFLRKACGPGVDEAKVTAYCDDSVGHFHWLVDHGVPFEGRYHPEHDREPPDTSGLVFSGGEDSWPFNEVATPAARGHHPAHPDAAGGFLMQRLLAAVDAAGVRVVTEATVERLVVRDGAVVGIEAMVEGDLRRVQAERGVVLTAGGFMFNRAMVERHCAAALRCNVPIGTEHDDGRAIRMAAGAGAAVEGLDRIEVGIPLAPPRSIVRGIIVNGQGERFMNEDTYAGRLGHEFLLHQDGRVYFVHDDETFAVNIAGYKPRWVAETATELEEEMGLPAGSLQRTLDDYNRQAAEGHDPAHHKASEFVQPLEPPYGVVDLSVDRSWYATFTLGGLVTDPDGVVATAEGGEVPGLFAAGRTTVGIAVGGYVSGISLGDGTYFGRRAGRAAAGPRH, encoded by the coding sequence GTGACGACCTCGGACGACCTGCTCTCGCCGATCGAGCCCCTGGCGGCGGACGCCGTCGCGGACTGGGATGACACCGCCGACGTGGTCGTGGTCGGGCTCGGGTGCGCCGGCGCCTGCGCAGCGATCGAGGCGGCGGAGGCCGGGGCCAGCGTGGTGGTGCTGGAGGCGGCCGCGTTCGGCGGCGGCACCTCGGCCCTGTCGGGTGGGCTGATCTACCTCGGCGGGGGTACGCCGGTGCAGGAGGCCTGCGGCTTCGAGGACTCGCCCGACAACATGGCCCGCTTCCTGAGGAAGGCCTGCGGCCCCGGTGTCGACGAGGCCAAGGTGACCGCCTATTGCGACGACAGCGTGGGGCACTTCCACTGGCTCGTGGACCATGGCGTCCCCTTCGAGGGGCGGTACCACCCCGAGCACGACCGCGAGCCGCCGGACACCTCCGGCCTCGTGTTCAGCGGCGGGGAGGACTCCTGGCCGTTCAACGAGGTGGCCACCCCGGCCGCGCGCGGGCACCACCCGGCGCATCCGGACGCCGCCGGCGGATTCCTCATGCAGCGGCTCCTGGCCGCCGTGGATGCGGCAGGCGTGCGGGTGGTCACGGAGGCCACCGTCGAGCGCCTCGTCGTACGCGACGGCGCCGTGGTCGGGATCGAGGCCATGGTCGAAGGCGACCTGCGCCGCGTCCAGGCCGAACGTGGCGTGGTGCTCACCGCCGGCGGCTTCATGTTCAACCGCGCCATGGTCGAACGCCACTGCGCGGCCGCGCTGCGCTGCAACGTCCCCATCGGCACCGAGCACGACGACGGCCGGGCCATCCGCATGGCGGCGGGCGCCGGCGCGGCCGTGGAGGGTCTGGACCGCATCGAGGTGGGCATCCCGCTGGCGCCGCCCCGCAGCATCGTGCGGGGGATCATCGTGAACGGCCAGGGCGAACGCTTCATGAACGAGGACACCTACGCCGGCCGCCTCGGCCACGAGTTCCTGCTGCATCAGGACGGCCGGGTGTACTTCGTGCACGACGACGAGACGTTCGCGGTGAACATCGCCGGCTACAAGCCGCGCTGGGTGGCCGAGACCGCGACCGAGCTCGAGGAGGAGATGGGCCTGCCCGCCGGGTCGCTCCAGCGCACCCTCGACGACTACAACCGCCAGGCCGCCGAGGGCCACGATCCCGCCCACCACAAGGCGTCCGAGTTCGTGCAGCCGCTCGAGCCTCCCTACGGCGTCGTCGACCTCAGCGTCGACCGCTCCTGGTACGCCACCTTCACGCTCGGTGGCCTGGTCACGGATCCCGACGGTGTCGTGGCCACAGCCGAGGGCGGCGAGGTGCCCGGCCTCTTCGCCGCGGGTCGAACGACCGTCGGCATCGCCGTCGGCGGGTACGTCAGCGGGATCTCGCTGGGCGACGGCACCTACTTCGGACGTCGCGCCGGGCGCGCCGCGGCAGGCCCGCGACACTGA
- a CDS encoding ester cyclase, with translation MNDDLDANKALVRRFYAEAINERDLGAVDRLLTADFTHDGEQRGHDGQRVAVAAFLDAFPDLRNEILLILAEGDLVAAHQRWSGTHSGPFAGVEATGRSVTFTSTAVLRIADGLIAEAWDQVDVAGLMAQLSAP, from the coding sequence GTGAACGACGACCTCGACGCCAACAAGGCCCTCGTCCGCCGCTTCTACGCCGAGGCCATCAACGAGCGCGACCTCGGTGCCGTGGATCGACTGCTCACCGCGGACTTCACCCACGACGGCGAGCAGCGCGGGCACGACGGTCAGCGGGTCGCCGTGGCCGCCTTCCTCGACGCCTTCCCGGACCTCCGCAACGAGATCCTGCTCATCCTCGCCGAGGGCGACCTGGTCGCGGCACACCAGCGCTGGAGTGGCACCCACTCGGGGCCGTTCGCCGGGGTGGAGGCGACCGGTCGGTCCGTCACCTTCACCTCCACGGCGGTGCTGCGGATCGCCGACGGGCTCATCGCGGAGGCATGGGATCAGGTCGACGTCGCCGGCCTGATGGCCCAGCTCAGCGCCCCCTGA
- a CDS encoding alpha/beta hydrolase: MDGEERGVVERSGRQVGWSRVGAGPPLVLLNGYAATAADWDPVFLGALADGFEVVLPDHRGMGTSTWGDDDEPLSVASMAADVAAVMDALGLSSAPVVGWSMGGFVAQTLASHAPERIEALALLGTDPGGPSAVAADPAVWARLTDASGSPREQASRLLGVLFPAALAAQLDEQVGPLVAEGREALDHRVLRAQEAAMDAWHAATPPPAPSLPTLVACGALDVVIPAANAPLLAERWQAPTATAFEDCGHAFMAQVPDVLAAQIKEHLSP, encoded by the coding sequence ATGGACGGGGAGGAACGCGGCGTCGTCGAGCGCAGCGGCCGCCAGGTCGGCTGGTCGCGTGTCGGAGCCGGTCCACCGTTGGTGCTGCTCAACGGCTACGCGGCGACGGCGGCCGACTGGGACCCGGTCTTCCTCGGCGCCCTCGCCGACGGCTTCGAGGTGGTGCTGCCCGACCACCGGGGGATGGGCACGTCCACCTGGGGCGACGACGACGAGCCGTTGTCCGTCGCGTCGATGGCCGCCGACGTCGCAGCGGTGATGGACGCCCTGGGCCTCTCGTCGGCGCCGGTCGTGGGGTGGTCGATGGGTGGTTTCGTGGCGCAGACCCTGGCGTCGCACGCTCCCGAGCGCATCGAAGCACTGGCCCTCCTCGGGACCGATCCCGGTGGCCCGTCGGCCGTCGCGGCCGACCCGGCGGTCTGGGCGCGCCTGACCGACGCCTCGGGCTCGCCACGAGAGCAGGCCTCCCGGCTTCTCGGTGTGCTCTTCCCGGCGGCGTTGGCCGCGCAGCTCGACGAGCAGGTCGGACCGCTGGTGGCGGAGGGCCGGGAGGCGCTCGACCACCGGGTGCTGCGGGCCCAGGAGGCGGCCATGGACGCGTGGCACGCCGCGACGCCGCCGCCCGCCCCGTCGCTGCCCACACTGGTCGCCTGCGGCGCGCTCGACGTCGTCATCCCTGCGGCCAACGCCCCACTGCTGGCCGAGCGCTGGCAGGCGCCGACCGCCACCGCCTTCGAGGACTGCGGGCACGCCTTCATGGCCCAGGTCCCGGACGTCCTCGCCGCCCAGATCAAGGAGCACCTGTCCCCGTGA
- a CDS encoding osmoprotectant NAGGN system M42 family peptidase, with amino-acid sequence MASERPAGGGPLPFDRSYLTDLLVDLLRTPSPSGRTDQAIQLVGDRLTDLGFEIVVTRRGALRVEWGAPREHHTRRALIAHIDTLGATVKELKGNGRLAVVPIGTYSPRVAEGARVTLFTDGTDRAPLTGTILPLKASGHRYHREVDTQPSAWDNLEVRVDERVDDADGLATLGLRVGDHIAVDSVPVVTPSGFVNARHLDDKAGVAAVLTALKALRDAEVEPTVACQVLITISEEVGHGASNGLDDDVAELVAVDNAVVAPGQQSREDRVTIATQDLHGPFDYHLTRHLIELCRAHGIRHCRDVFDFYRSDAAAALEAGMATRAALVGVPVDASHAWERTHLDGVASVVQLLVAYLRSELTFTHWDRAPVGPLEEFPSTSVQPAPLQPPR; translated from the coding sequence ATGGCCTCAGAGCGGCCGGCGGGCGGTGGCCCCCTGCCGTTCGACCGCTCCTATCTCACCGACCTGCTGGTGGATCTGCTGCGGACGCCTAGCCCGTCGGGCCGCACCGATCAGGCCATCCAGCTGGTCGGGGACCGACTGACCGACCTCGGCTTCGAGATCGTGGTCACTCGGCGCGGCGCACTGCGGGTCGAGTGGGGCGCTCCGCGCGAGCACCACACGCGCCGCGCGCTCATCGCGCACATCGACACCCTCGGTGCGACCGTCAAGGAGCTGAAGGGGAACGGGCGGCTCGCCGTCGTCCCCATCGGCACCTACAGCCCTCGTGTGGCCGAGGGAGCACGCGTGACCCTCTTCACCGACGGCACCGACCGGGCGCCGCTGACGGGCACGATCCTGCCGTTGAAAGCGTCAGGGCACCGCTACCACCGTGAGGTCGACACCCAGCCGTCGGCCTGGGACAACCTCGAGGTGCGGGTGGACGAACGGGTGGACGACGCCGATGGCCTCGCCACGCTCGGCCTCCGTGTGGGCGACCACATCGCGGTCGACTCGGTGCCGGTCGTGACGCCGTCGGGCTTCGTCAACGCCCGCCACCTCGACGACAAGGCCGGCGTGGCCGCCGTGCTCACGGCCCTCAAGGCGCTGCGCGACGCCGAGGTCGAGCCGACGGTGGCGTGTCAGGTGCTGATCACCATCTCCGAGGAGGTGGGGCACGGCGCATCCAACGGCCTCGACGACGACGTGGCCGAGCTCGTCGCGGTCGACAACGCCGTGGTCGCACCCGGGCAGCAGTCGAGGGAGGATCGGGTCACCATCGCCACCCAGGACCTCCACGGCCCGTTCGACTACCACCTCACCCGCCACCTCATCGAGCTGTGCCGCGCCCACGGGATCCGCCATTGCCGCGACGTGTTCGACTTCTACCGCTCGGACGCGGCGGCCGCGCTCGAGGCGGGGATGGCGACACGTGCTGCCCTCGTGGGCGTGCCCGTCGACGCCAGCCACGCCTGGGAGCGCACGCACCTCGACGGTGTCGCATCGGTGGTGCAGCTCCTCGTCGCCTACCTCCGAAGCGAGCTCACCTTCACCCACTGGGACCGGGCGCCGGTCGGCCCTCTCGAGGAGTTCCCCTCCACCAGCGTGCAGCCCGCGCCGCTCCAGCCGCCGCGCTGA
- the ngg gene encoding N-acetylglutaminylglutamine synthetase — protein MTAASSTAGPTAAGAEVALECGWGRVVFGQTFTDHDRIAAAMADERAGQRDICLYAEDAHVLASRHPHALFIDPSFTYRLDLGAHRRSRTEVAGVTIRELQADSEDDAHAVNHVYARCGMVTADVDTIRANQRTPVFHYLVAVDDASGAVVGTVTGIDHREAFGDPGNGTSLWCLAVDPQAVFPGVGEALVVELAALFADAGRSMLDLSVLHDNGPAIALYDKLGFRPVPVLCLKRKNPINEPLFVRTIDEVQALNPYARIVADEAARRGITVEVLDAEGGYLRLSHGGRTIVTRESLSELTTAVAMSRCDDKRVTRRVVSSAGIRVPEGRVATEGPEDVAFLERCGRLVAKPARGEQGQGVTVGIDRPDALATAIDHARSFDTQVLLEEYVAGLDLRLVVIDDAVVAAAVRRPATVVGNGGATVADLIEAQSRRRGAATGGESSIPIDGDTLEALAAAGYGLDDVPPAGAEVEVRRTANLHTGGTIEDVTDRVHPSLVDVAIRAAQAIAIPVTGIDLIVPDVAGPEYALIEANERPGLANHEPQPTAECFVDLLFPGTSPLPRHWEPDAGTTGRMHTAGADR, from the coding sequence ATGACGGCCGCATCCTCCACCGCCGGTCCGACCGCCGCCGGGGCTGAGGTCGCCCTCGAGTGTGGGTGGGGCCGGGTCGTGTTCGGCCAGACCTTCACCGACCACGACCGCATCGCCGCCGCCATGGCCGACGAGCGGGCGGGCCAGCGCGACATCTGCCTCTACGCCGAGGACGCCCATGTCCTCGCCAGTCGGCATCCGCACGCGCTCTTCATCGATCCGTCGTTCACCTACCGGCTCGATCTCGGCGCGCACCGTCGGTCCCGCACCGAGGTGGCGGGGGTGACGATCCGCGAGCTGCAGGCGGACTCGGAGGACGACGCCCACGCGGTCAACCACGTCTACGCGCGGTGCGGGATGGTGACGGCCGACGTCGACACGATCCGCGCCAACCAGCGCACCCCGGTGTTCCACTACCTCGTGGCCGTGGACGACGCCTCAGGCGCCGTGGTCGGCACGGTGACCGGTATCGACCACCGCGAAGCGTTCGGGGATCCCGGGAACGGGACGAGCCTCTGGTGCCTCGCCGTGGACCCGCAGGCGGTGTTCCCCGGCGTCGGCGAGGCGCTCGTCGTGGAACTGGCGGCGCTCTTCGCTGACGCCGGCCGATCGATGCTCGATCTCTCGGTGCTGCACGACAACGGGCCCGCCATCGCCTTGTACGACAAGCTCGGGTTCCGCCCGGTGCCGGTGCTCTGCCTGAAGCGCAAGAACCCGATCAACGAGCCGCTCTTCGTGCGCACGATCGACGAGGTCCAGGCGCTCAACCCCTACGCCCGCATCGTGGCCGACGAGGCGGCCCGGCGGGGGATCACCGTCGAGGTGCTCGACGCCGAAGGCGGGTACCTGCGGCTGTCGCACGGTGGTCGGACCATCGTCACCCGTGAGTCGCTGTCCGAGCTGACCACCGCGGTGGCCATGAGCCGCTGCGACGACAAGCGGGTCACTCGCCGTGTGGTGAGCAGCGCCGGCATCCGGGTTCCCGAAGGGCGCGTGGCCACCGAGGGCCCCGAGGACGTGGCCTTCCTCGAACGCTGTGGGCGCCTCGTGGCGAAGCCGGCCCGTGGCGAGCAGGGCCAAGGCGTCACCGTCGGCATCGACCGTCCCGATGCCCTGGCCACCGCGATCGACCATGCCCGCAGCTTCGACACCCAGGTGCTGCTCGAGGAGTACGTCGCCGGTCTCGACCTGCGGCTGGTGGTCATCGACGACGCCGTCGTCGCGGCGGCGGTGCGTCGGCCCGCGACCGTGGTGGGAAACGGAGGAGCTACGGTGGCCGACCTCATCGAGGCCCAGAGCCGGCGTCGGGGCGCGGCCACGGGTGGCGAGTCCTCGATCCCCATCGATGGTGACACCCTCGAGGCCCTGGCGGCCGCGGGCTACGGGCTCGACGACGTGCCGCCGGCGGGCGCCGAGGTGGAGGTCCGGCGTACGGCCAACCTGCACACCGGCGGCACCATCGAGGACGTCACCGACCGGGTCCACCCGAGCCTCGTCGACGTGGCCATCCGTGCCGCCCAGGCCATCGCCATCCCGGTGACCGGCATCGACCTGATCGTGCCCGATGTCGCGGGCCCGGAGTACGCGCTGATCGAGGCCAACGAGCGGCCCGGCCTCGCCAACCACGAGCCCCAACCAACCGCCGAGTGCTTCGTCGACCTGTTGTTCCCCGGCACCTCGCCGCTACCGCGCCATTGGGAGCCCGATGCCGGGACGACCGGACGGATGCACACCGCCGGCGCCGACCGGTGA